AGATGTTAAAAGCGCTATTCCCGGAGCCGTACTGATTGGGGTTGGTCCAGATCTAGTCGGAGTTTCAGACATTGCCGCTATTCTCGGATGCAGTCGCCAAAATATTAGACAGCATCTGGCAATAGCTGACGAGAGTGGCCCTATTCCCGTATATCAAGGTCAGCGCGATCTATGGCATTTTGCAGAGGTTTTGATCTGGCTACGAGACGTCAAGGGGCTAGACATTGAGTCAGAGCTAATCGAAGTTGCAGCCCACACGATGGAGTTTAACTCGAAGCACCAATCTCAAAAAGCCAAGAAAGTTGCGGCACTGGTCTAACCACTGCACCACTCCAAAAATTTCATTTGTTCTTCCTTGGCGTAATCATTGTTCTTATGATCGCCGCTCGTTTTTGCTGGACTTACCCTCAAAAGTTTCAACATCTCAAAAATCCTTTCAAAATTCCGACCAGAGGAAATGTGCTGCTGACTATGGATATTGTGCCCCGCCAGAAAAAACTTCCAGAGGTGTATAAGGTGTGGGGAAATTCCCTCTCCATGACCCGTAACTCAGCGGCAGTGGCTGATGAGCATTGTGTGATGGTCGAGTGGAGACCTGATGAGACTGTGCTAACCCTCCAGTGATTACTTGCCCTCTGTCTGGTGGATTTTCTCAACAAGTCCGATGAATCCGACTGTTATCGCCAATGTCAGGATTTTTTATTCCCCGGGGTTTTAGCAAAGCAACACCAAACCGCCAAC
This [Synechococcus] sp. NIES-970 DNA region includes the following protein-coding sequences:
- a CDS encoding hypothetical protein (conserved hypothetical protein) — translated: MKCYNFELSFRLPGVNTNPEQYLDALFEAGCDDAMIGTGRNGFIGADFSRESESLEAAIKSAVRDVKSAIPGAVLIGVGPDLVGVSDIAAILGCSRQNIRQHLAIADESGPIPVYQGQRDLWHFAEVLIWLRDVKGLDIESELIEVAAHTMEFNSKHQSQKAKKVAALV